From Rhodococcus antarcticus, the proteins below share one genomic window:
- a CDS encoding YlbL family protein, with the protein MTRRTVTLLTGLALVVVLGALGSAVRVPFVALGPGPTYNTLADVGGTPVVDIEGTQTYPTAGNLNMTTVSVRDGITLFGAVGLWLSGRDALVPRETVYPADRSTQQIEQQNTADFQQSESSAVVAALGYLKYPFTIKVAQLADASPAAGVLQAGDQITSVDGTAITSTTGVRDALAASAPGQRVRLGYTRGGTAATGSVVLGTFPDGQTQGFLGVTTSAEPDVPFTVKISLQDVGGPSAGLMFALGVVDKLTTGELNNGAFVAGTGTIDSVGTVGPIGGIPFKLVAAREAGASTFLVPAQNCAEALANAPDGLRLVKVDTLADAVGDLDSLAAGADVPSC; encoded by the coding sequence GTGACTCGTCGAACGGTGACCCTGCTGACCGGGCTCGCGCTCGTGGTGGTGCTCGGAGCGCTCGGGTCGGCGGTACGGGTGCCGTTCGTGGCCCTGGGCCCCGGACCCACGTACAACACCCTCGCCGACGTGGGCGGGACCCCGGTCGTCGACATCGAGGGCACGCAGACCTACCCGACGGCCGGCAACCTGAACATGACCACGGTGTCGGTCCGCGACGGCATCACCCTGTTCGGGGCGGTCGGGCTCTGGCTCAGCGGGCGCGACGCCCTGGTGCCCCGCGAGACGGTCTACCCCGCCGACCGGTCCACCCAGCAGATCGAGCAGCAGAACACGGCCGACTTCCAGCAGTCGGAGTCGAGCGCGGTGGTCGCTGCCCTCGGCTACCTGAAGTACCCGTTCACGATCAAGGTCGCCCAGCTGGCTGACGCCTCACCGGCGGCCGGGGTGCTCCAGGCCGGCGACCAGATCACCTCGGTCGACGGCACCGCCATCACCTCCACCACGGGGGTCCGCGACGCGCTCGCGGCCAGCGCACCGGGCCAGCGGGTGCGGCTCGGCTACACCCGAGGGGGCACGGCAGCCACGGGATCGGTGGTGCTCGGCACGTTCCCCGACGGCCAGACGCAGGGATTCCTGGGCGTGACCACCTCGGCGGAGCCCGACGTCCCCTTCACCGTGAAGATCAGCCTGCAGGACGTGGGCGGCCCGTCGGCCGGGTTGATGTTCGCCCTGGGCGTGGTGGACAAGCTCACGACCGGTGAGCTGAACAACGGCGCGTTCGTGGCCGGCACCGGCACCATCGACTCCGTGGGCACGGTGGGGCCCATCGGTGGCATCCCGTTCAAGCTCGTCGCGGCCAGGGAGGCCGGGGCCAGCACCTTCCTGGTCCCGGCCCAGAACTGCGCGGAGGCGCTGGCGAACGCCCCCGACGGCCTGCGGCTGGTCAAGGTCGACACCCTGGCCGACGCCGTGGGCGACCTCGACAGCCTCGCGGCCGGGGCCGACGTGCCCAGCTGCTGA
- a CDS encoding zinc-dependent metalloprotease, with translation MSDLPFGFRGPDDGHGDGAAGGAGGSGGGGGFGFGAGGPGGGGFDPAQLGQMLTQLGQMLSSSGSSSGPVNYDLAKQLAVQQLGTQSPIRSSETQAVTDAVRLAELWLDDVTTLPSGVRTTVAWTPQQWLDATMPTWQRLCDPVAQQVASAWVQGLPEEARAMAGPMIGMMGQMGGMAFGSQLGQALGQLAGEVLTSTDVGLPLGPEGTAALLPGAVAKLTEGLDRPQHEVLVYLAAREAAHQRLFGHVPWLRQRLLATVEEYARGITVDFSAMEEMARGLDPSALQDPAALEKIMQGGAFEPKTTPAQQAALDRLETLLALVEGWVDAVVSDAVTDRLPGAPALRETLRRRRASGGPAEQTFATLVGLELRPRRLREAAELWRLLAEKGDVETRDGLWSHPDLLPVSADLDDPAAFVDTMLSGDSEDPMAELEKTLSAEQKMDEADGAAADEQSDDPDGPATV, from the coding sequence ATGAGTGACCTCCCCTTCGGCTTCCGCGGACCCGACGACGGACACGGCGACGGCGCCGCCGGCGGGGCGGGCGGCTCGGGCGGTGGCGGCGGGTTCGGCTTCGGAGCGGGCGGCCCCGGCGGCGGCGGCTTCGACCCCGCCCAGCTCGGGCAGATGCTCACCCAGCTCGGGCAGATGCTGAGCAGCTCCGGCAGCTCCAGCGGCCCGGTGAACTACGACCTGGCCAAGCAGCTCGCGGTGCAGCAGCTGGGCACCCAGTCGCCCATCCGGTCCTCGGAGACCCAGGCCGTCACCGACGCGGTGCGTCTGGCCGAGCTGTGGCTCGACGACGTGACGACCCTCCCCTCGGGCGTGCGCACGACCGTGGCCTGGACCCCGCAGCAGTGGCTCGACGCGACCATGCCCACCTGGCAGCGGCTGTGCGACCCGGTGGCGCAGCAGGTCGCCTCCGCGTGGGTGCAGGGCCTGCCCGAGGAGGCCCGGGCGATGGCCGGCCCCATGATCGGGATGATGGGGCAGATGGGCGGCATGGCCTTCGGCTCCCAGCTCGGGCAGGCCCTGGGCCAGCTGGCGGGCGAGGTGCTGACCTCCACCGACGTCGGTCTGCCGCTGGGCCCCGAGGGCACGGCCGCGCTGCTGCCCGGTGCGGTCGCGAAGCTCACCGAGGGTCTCGACCGGCCCCAGCACGAGGTGCTGGTCTACCTCGCGGCCCGCGAGGCCGCCCACCAGCGCCTGTTCGGCCACGTGCCGTGGTTGCGGCAGCGGCTGCTCGCCACCGTCGAGGAGTACGCCCGCGGCATCACCGTGGACTTCTCCGCCATGGAGGAGATGGCTCGCGGGCTCGACCCGTCAGCACTGCAGGACCCGGCCGCGCTGGAGAAGATCATGCAGGGCGGGGCGTTCGAGCCCAAGACCACGCCGGCCCAGCAGGCTGCGCTGGACCGGCTGGAGACGCTGCTCGCCCTCGTCGAGGGCTGGGTGGACGCCGTGGTCTCCGACGCGGTGACCGACCGGCTGCCCGGCGCCCCCGCGCTGCGGGAGACGCTGCGTCGGCGCCGCGCCTCGGGCGGGCCGGCGGAGCAGACGTTCGCCACGCTGGTCGGGCTGGAGCTGCGCCCGCGGCGGTTGCGCGAGGCGGCTGAGCTGTGGCGGCTGCTGGCCGAGAAGGGGGACGTCGAGACGAGGGACGGGCTGTGGTCGCACCCGGACCTGCTGCCCGTCTCGGCCGATCTGGACGACCCGGCGGCATTCGTGGACACGATGCTCTCCGGGGACTCCGAGGACCCCATGGCCGAGCTCGAGAAGACGCTGTCGGCGGAGCAGAAGATGGACGAGGCGGACGGGGCCGCGGCCGACGAGCAGTCCGACGACCCCGACGGGCCTGCCACCGTCTGA
- a CDS encoding M48 family metallopeptidase codes for MPAIPSGDVPPVEVRRSTRRRRTVSAHREGDTVVVLLPARMSAAEEQRWVAEMLARLARTEARRRTSASRSDAELVRRAGELSRRWLDGRAEPDVVRWVPPMRSRWASCTPAERSIRVSERLRETPGWVLDYVLVHELAHLLEPGHGPEFWAWVQRYPRTERARGYLEGLSAAAALGIEALDAEAPDVEAPDVEARDEPCTSP; via the coding sequence GTGCCTGCGATCCCGTCCGGTGACGTGCCCCCGGTCGAGGTGCGGCGCAGCACGAGGCGCCGGCGGACCGTGAGCGCCCACCGGGAGGGTGACACGGTGGTCGTGCTGCTGCCCGCCAGGATGAGCGCAGCCGAGGAGCAGCGCTGGGTGGCGGAGATGCTCGCGCGGCTGGCGCGCACCGAGGCGCGTCGACGTACCTCGGCGAGCCGCTCCGATGCCGAGCTCGTGCGCCGGGCCGGCGAGCTCTCCCGACGGTGGCTGGACGGCCGCGCCGAGCCGGACGTGGTGCGGTGGGTGCCGCCCATGCGCAGCCGGTGGGCGTCGTGCACCCCGGCCGAGCGGAGCATCCGGGTCAGCGAGCGGCTGCGCGAGACGCCGGGCTGGGTGCTCGACTACGTGCTGGTCCACGAGCTCGCCCACCTGCTCGAGCCCGGCCACGGCCCCGAGTTCTGGGCCTGGGTGCAGCGCTACCCCCGGACCGAGCGCGCGAGGGGCTACCTCGAGGGGCTCTCCGCGGCCGCCGCCCTGGGCATCGAGGCCCTGGACGCCGAGGCCCCGGACGTCGAGGCCCCGGACGTCGAGGCCCGCGACGAGCCCTGCACGTCGCCGTAG
- a CDS encoding TOMM precursor leader peptide-binding protein yields MTTAAAAAPRTAAPRTAAPRTAAAPRTAGDLRPNLDLAAAVLTRRCGDVQVGWSPDRALLVRPAAPGGTDTLAALLRSVDGVRTLAELQPLAAAAGLDPPALDELLGALVSAGLVRWTPPPGTEHRRRALVHGRGPLTDVLVDGLRAAGLQVHRAHGRGPDGREVDLVLLCDQQVVDPCLLAELVAARTPHLVVRLRDGTGLVGPLVLPGRSSCVRCADLHRSELDPEWPALAAQLMGRTGHGSPAVVRATAALALGQVEHLLRDGAGGEGAPGSLGATLELDLRTDTLRRRPWLPHPRCGCGAHR; encoded by the coding sequence ATGACCACAGCAGCCGCAGCCGCACCCCGCACCGCCGCACCCCGCACTGCCGCACCCCGCACCGCCGCCGCACCCCGCACCGCCGGCGACCTCCGCCCCAACCTCGACCTCGCCGCCGCCGTGCTCACGCGCCGCTGCGGGGACGTCCAGGTGGGATGGTCACCCGACCGTGCCCTGCTGGTGCGTCCCGCCGCGCCGGGCGGCACGGACACCCTCGCCGCCCTGCTGCGGTCCGTCGACGGGGTGCGCACCCTGGCCGAGCTGCAGCCGCTGGCCGCTGCAGCAGGGCTCGACCCACCCGCGCTCGACGAGCTGCTCGGGGCGCTCGTGTCCGCGGGGCTGGTGCGCTGGACCCCGCCACCGGGCACCGAGCACCGTCGTCGCGCCCTCGTCCACGGCAGAGGACCGCTCACGGACGTGCTGGTCGACGGGTTGCGCGCGGCCGGGCTGCAGGTGCACCGCGCGCACGGTCGCGGCCCGGACGGCCGCGAGGTGGACCTCGTGCTGCTGTGCGACCAGCAGGTGGTCGACCCGTGCCTGCTCGCGGAGCTGGTGGCCGCCCGCACCCCTCACCTGGTGGTGCGGCTGCGCGACGGGACCGGGCTCGTCGGACCACTGGTGCTCCCCGGGCGCAGCAGCTGCGTCCGCTGCGCGGACCTGCACCGCAGCGAGCTCGACCCGGAGTGGCCGGCGCTGGCGGCTCAGCTCATGGGCCGCACGGGGCACGGCTCCCCCGCGGTGGTCCGGGCGACCGCGGCCCTGGCGCTGGGCCAGGTCGAGCACCTGCTGCGCGACGGAGCCGGCGGCGAGGGTGCCCCCGGGAGCCTGGGCGCGACCCTCGAGCTCGACCTGCGCACCGACACCCTCCGTCGCCGACCGTGGTTGCCCCATCCCCGCTGCGGCTGCGGTGCACACCGGTGA
- a CDS encoding ABC1 kinase family protein: MSDIPRRGAARTAKLASLPLGFAGRTAAGWGKRIAGQTSEQVSADMSAKTAEQLFSVLGELKGGAMKFGQALSVFEAAVPEELAEPYREALTKLQSGAPPMPATTVHRVLAEQLGTGWRSRFASFDDSPAASASIGQVHRAVWSDGRDVAVKVQYPGADEALRSDLKQVQRFSRLFQAVAPGLEIKPLIAELRDRMVEELDYRAEADNQRTFAAAFDGDPEFLVPKVVASAPKVVVSEWVEGVKLAAVIASGDKAQRDEVGRKLSVFHFSSPARSGLLHSDPHPGNFMVAPDGRLIVIDFGAVARLPHGMPTTLGRMSVLALEDRPTELFSLMREAGFVRPGIEMDPGAVLEYLAPFVEPMRGDIFHFTRRWLQGQANRFGDARGPEMEMARSMNLPAEYLLIYRVTMGSIAILCQLDAELPFWDIVHTWQPGVREA, from the coding sequence GTGTCCGACATCCCCCGCCGCGGAGCGGCCAGAACAGCCAAGCTCGCGAGCCTGCCCCTGGGCTTCGCCGGGCGAACGGCCGCGGGGTGGGGCAAGCGGATCGCGGGCCAGACCAGCGAGCAGGTCAGCGCGGACATGAGCGCGAAGACGGCCGAGCAGCTGTTCTCGGTGCTCGGTGAGCTCAAGGGCGGGGCCATGAAGTTCGGGCAGGCTCTCAGCGTCTTCGAGGCCGCCGTGCCCGAGGAGCTGGCCGAGCCCTACCGGGAGGCCTTGACCAAGCTGCAGTCCGGCGCCCCCCCGATGCCGGCCACCACCGTGCACCGCGTGCTCGCCGAGCAGCTCGGCACGGGCTGGCGCAGCCGCTTCGCCAGCTTCGACGACAGCCCGGCGGCGTCGGCCAGCATCGGCCAGGTGCACCGAGCCGTCTGGAGCGACGGTCGCGACGTCGCCGTCAAGGTGCAGTACCCGGGGGCGGACGAGGCCCTGCGCTCGGACCTCAAGCAGGTGCAGCGGTTCAGCCGGCTGTTCCAGGCGGTGGCGCCGGGACTGGAGATCAAGCCGCTCATCGCCGAGCTGCGCGACCGGATGGTCGAAGAGCTCGACTACCGGGCCGAGGCCGACAACCAGCGGACCTTCGCCGCGGCCTTCGACGGTGATCCCGAGTTCCTGGTGCCGAAGGTGGTGGCCAGCGCTCCGAAGGTGGTCGTGAGCGAGTGGGTCGAGGGCGTCAAGCTCGCCGCCGTCATCGCCTCCGGCGACAAGGCCCAGCGGGACGAGGTGGGCCGCAAGCTCAGCGTCTTCCACTTCTCCTCCCCTGCCCGGTCGGGGCTGCTGCACTCCGACCCGCACCCCGGCAACTTCATGGTGGCGCCGGACGGGCGCCTCATCGTCATCGACTTCGGGGCGGTCGCACGCCTGCCCCACGGCATGCCCACCACGCTGGGCCGCATGTCCGTGCTCGCGCTGGAGGACCGGCCCACCGAGCTGTTCAGCCTCATGCGGGAGGCCGGGTTCGTCCGCCCCGGCATCGAGATGGACCCCGGCGCCGTGCTGGAGTACCTGGCACCGTTCGTCGAGCCGATGCGCGGGGACATCTTCCACTTCACCCGCCGCTGGCTGCAGGGCCAGGCGAACCGCTTCGGCGACGCGCGCGGCCCCGAGATGGAGATGGCCCGGTCGATGAACCTCCCGGCGGAGTACCTGCTGATCTACCGGGTGACCATGGGCTCGATCGCGATCCTGTGCCAGCTCGACGCCGAGCTCCCGTTCTGGGACATCGTGCACACGTGGCAGCCCGGGGTCCGCGAAGCCTGA
- a CDS encoding WhiB family transcriptional regulator, which translates to METLGTTLPGAPLTTEPGELPCRVADADLWFAEAPAELELAKALCAECPVRQRCLRTALERGEPWGVWGGEIFERGEVIARKRPRGRPRKDARPGLTGSAA; encoded by the coding sequence ATGGAGACGCTGGGAACGACGCTGCCGGGGGCTCCCCTCACCACGGAGCCGGGGGAGCTGCCCTGCCGGGTGGCCGACGCGGACCTCTGGTTCGCCGAGGCCCCCGCCGAGCTCGAGCTCGCCAAGGCGCTCTGCGCCGAGTGCCCCGTCCGCCAGCGCTGCCTGCGGACCGCGCTGGAGCGGGGCGAGCCCTGGGGGGTCTGGGGCGGCGAGATCTTCGAGCGCGGTGAGGTCATCGCCCGCAAGCGGCCCCGGGGCCGCCCGCGCAAGGACGCCCGTCCGGGGCTCACCGGGTCCGCAGCGTGA